One window from the genome of Thalassospira xiamenensis M-5 = DSM 17429 encodes:
- the hemA gene encoding glutamyl-tRNA reductase has translation MTDAFAREEAGDWPLDRLMVIGTNHRRSSEDTRDRLFIDEARLPQFLSAILQARLGQAIVVSTCNRTEIHLLASEAERGRERLIDLLALWADIDRDKLASELYIRSGRDALRHVFAVAASLDSLVIGEPEVFGQVKDAHRIARQHQLVGRELELVYQTAYAISKKVRSRTGIGQGAVSIAAAAQSVARDLHGDIANCTLLLAGAGDMGELIAASLAERGMGRVLVTDRLAARARLVARRLDCHWSELDDLDRLLAEADMVLTAGGSRRYIIDKTRALAAIKRRRYRPVLMIDTAVPGDIDPQVDEIDEVFFYRLDDLEKIAAEGRGGREEKADEAWALIEEEVEHFVRVRAERAAIPAMADLRTHFETVRDDALRESHGDAEKATRLLINRLLHAPTQALKDLAATTDGAGTVEWMKAQKLLTRLFALQSEPNGTKAEQNDEPPKEEKE, from the coding sequence GTGACAGACGCATTCGCGCGTGAAGAAGCCGGAGACTGGCCACTGGATCGCCTGATGGTGATCGGGACCAATCATCGGCGCTCCAGCGAGGATACGCGTGACCGTCTGTTCATCGACGAAGCCCGCCTGCCGCAGTTCCTGTCGGCGATTTTGCAGGCCCGTTTGGGTCAGGCGATCGTGGTTTCGACCTGCAACCGCACTGAAATCCATTTGCTTGCGTCCGAAGCCGAACGCGGCCGGGAACGGTTGATCGATCTTTTGGCGCTTTGGGCGGATATTGATCGCGACAAGCTGGCAAGCGAGCTTTACATCCGTTCCGGGCGCGATGCGTTGCGCCATGTGTTTGCGGTTGCCGCGTCGCTAGACAGTCTGGTGATTGGCGAGCCGGAAGTCTTCGGACAGGTCAAGGATGCCCACCGGATCGCACGGCAGCATCAGCTTGTCGGACGCGAACTGGAACTGGTTTATCAGACGGCCTATGCCATTTCCAAAAAGGTGCGCAGCCGGACGGGGATCGGGCAGGGGGCGGTTTCGATTGCCGCGGCGGCACAGTCTGTTGCGCGTGACCTGCATGGTGATATTGCCAACTGCACATTGCTTTTGGCGGGTGCGGGGGACATGGGCGAACTGATTGCCGCATCCCTTGCCGAACGAGGTATGGGTCGGGTTCTTGTGACCGATAGACTGGCGGCACGGGCACGTCTTGTGGCGCGCCGTCTTGATTGCCACTGGTCGGAACTTGATGATCTGGATCGCTTGTTGGCCGAGGCGGACATGGTTCTGACCGCGGGTGGATCACGCCGCTATATTATTGACAAAACGCGCGCCCTTGCCGCAATCAAACGCAGACGATATCGGCCGGTTCTGATGATCGATACCGCCGTTCCCGGTGATATCGACCCGCAGGTTGACGAAATCGACGAAGTGTTCTTTTACCGGCTGGATGATCTTGAAAAAATTGCCGCCGAAGGGCGTGGCGGGCGTGAAGAAAAGGCCGACGAAGCCTGGGCGCTGATCGAGGAAGAGGTTGAACATTTCGTCCGTGTCCGGGCCGAGCGTGCCGCGATCCCGGCGATGGCGGATTTAAGAACGCATTTCGAAACGGTGCGTGATGATGCGCTGCGCGAGAGCCACGGTGATGCTGAAAAGGCAACCCGGCTTTTGATCAATAGGTTGTTGCATGCACCGACCCAAGCGCTTAAAGACCTTGCGGCAACCACGGATGGTGCGGGAACGGTCGAATGGATGAAGGCGCAAAAGCTTTTGACGCGTTTGTTCGCGTTGCAGTCCGAACCGAATGGCACCAAAGCCGAACAGAATGATGAACCCCCGAAGGAGGAAAAAGAGTGA
- a CDS encoding DUF4167 domain-containing protein, whose amino-acid sequence MRNNNNNNNKRPRGRQQPNKRPVNPKFQTFDSNGPDGRVRGNAQQVYEKYVSLAKDCTDDPVLAENYYQHAEHYHRILQAAIDWENQRREERGDNNSPRPQRNDRNDRNDRGNNRPNRDERSENQNGDDSSDNSVNQDDVAASADNTSNDTGTNSADSNDVATSSAASSTDNNDGDAAPVKRAPRARRAAPRGRPPKAASEDSDQPSLDIGPADNADADTDTSADGEEKKPRKAAAGTSRTRGRHPTARRGRSRAAGREDGDEGTSEDKSAEPVSA is encoded by the coding sequence ATGAGAAATAACAACAACAACAACAATAAGCGTCCGCGCGGTCGGCAGCAGCCGAATAAACGTCCTGTAAATCCGAAATTTCAGACTTTTGACAGTAACGGTCCGGACGGGCGCGTTCGTGGAAACGCCCAGCAGGTTTACGAAAAATACGTTTCGCTGGCGAAGGATTGTACTGACGATCCGGTCCTTGCTGAAAACTATTACCAGCATGCGGAACACTATCATCGTATTCTGCAAGCCGCGATTGACTGGGAAAACCAGCGTCGTGAAGAGCGTGGCGACAATAACAGCCCGCGTCCGCAGCGAAATGATCGCAATGACCGTAACGATCGGGGCAACAACCGCCCGAACCGTGACGAGCGCAGCGAGAACCAGAATGGGGACGACAGCAGCGACAATTCTGTCAATCAGGATGATGTTGCGGCGTCGGCAGATAATACGTCCAATGATACCGGCACCAATTCGGCCGATAGCAATGATGTTGCAACTTCTTCTGCTGCTTCTTCCACGGACAACAACGATGGTGATGCTGCACCGGTAAAACGTGCACCGCGTGCACGCCGTGCTGCGCCGCGTGGTCGCCCGCCAAAAGCCGCATCCGAAGACAGCGATCAGCCATCTTTGGATATTGGCCCAGCTGATAATGCCGATGCTGATACCGATACGTCGGCGGACGGCGAAGAAAAGAAACCGCGCAAAGCTGCTGCCGGAACAAGCCGCACACGTGGCCGTCATCCGACAGCGCGTCGTGGCCGCAGCCGTGCTGCCGGTCGCGAAGATGGCGATGAAGGTACAAGCGAAGACAAATCAGCGGAACCGGTTTCCGCCTGA
- a CDS encoding type IV secretory system conjugative DNA transfer family protein yields MMGAGLFRVIMVLLWALGAMVVALGVFNGDYELALLGAVCFIIPMFLPLVVIVLNRAQSSPSKKKQSVSPMVAAKMKAEGQWAKAEDLEARKLLDPKPSIVLGRWGAEKRLIGASGLRRVITFASKPEEYYRASAEPNALLHTGALFVYERYGSIYRAVHERRKKLGQRIIVIDPHGQAGAETDQFNPCDFIRQQGEGLIADAGLIADTLLAPAFVQELDEQETRAARTLLQGFIVYTMQTSLKESRSLAEVRRNLVMPSHRFYKILEDLMGIESADGRISDIALTILDMTEDQRMSIIEACRMATADFDNPAIARVVSNSTFGMDDLTGRPVSIFIVGQMGGDTPATQTAFSRVMIGAMMQLIARRDWKSGDAEFLVLLDGIEAVGRMPLFERLLGGGFGDGMIIWPGFSGVSGLMDVCLNWENVVGKADAISVLSQDGAFNLDWVAGLTAMSKFDDTGGGVSGDRPVHLRPQDNQPILRSTEVARFPVEEQILFRKGTPPIRAYRIDWYHDEMFQGMAVHAPTFS; encoded by the coding sequence ATGATGGGGGCAGGCTTGTTCCGCGTCATCATGGTACTGCTGTGGGCGCTTGGCGCTATGGTTGTCGCGCTTGGCGTTTTTAACGGTGATTATGAGCTGGCTTTGTTAGGGGCGGTTTGTTTTATCATTCCGATGTTCCTGCCGCTGGTTGTGATCGTGCTTAATCGTGCGCAATCATCCCCGTCGAAGAAAAAACAATCTGTATCACCAATGGTAGCGGCCAAGATGAAAGCCGAGGGCCAATGGGCCAAGGCCGAAGACCTGGAAGCGCGAAAGCTTCTTGATCCCAAGCCGTCAATCGTTCTGGGACGCTGGGGGGCTGAAAAGCGCCTGATCGGGGCATCGGGATTGCGCCGAGTGATAACATTCGCCAGCAAGCCGGAAGAATATTATCGCGCTTCGGCGGAGCCAAACGCCTTGCTCCATACTGGTGCGCTGTTTGTTTATGAACGTTATGGCAGCATCTATCGTGCGGTGCATGAGCGCCGCAAAAAACTTGGGCAGCGGATCATCGTGATTGATCCGCATGGTCAGGCCGGCGCAGAAACCGATCAGTTCAATCCATGCGATTTTATACGCCAGCAGGGCGAAGGATTAATTGCCGATGCCGGTTTGATTGCCGATACATTGTTGGCACCGGCATTTGTACAGGAACTGGACGAGCAGGAAACACGCGCGGCACGCACCCTTTTGCAGGGGTTCATTGTTTACACAATGCAAACCAGCCTGAAAGAAAGCAGAAGCCTTGCCGAAGTTCGCCGCAACCTGGTCATGCCATCGCACCGTTTCTATAAAATACTTGAGGATCTGATGGGGATTGAATCCGCAGATGGCAGGATTTCTGATATTGCCCTGACGATCCTTGATATGACCGAAGATCAGCGGATGTCGATTATCGAGGCGTGCCGGATGGCAACGGCCGATTTTGACAATCCGGCGATTGCACGTGTCGTCAGCAATAGCACATTTGGTATGGATGATCTGACGGGGCGACCGGTATCCATTTTCATTGTCGGTCAAATGGGAGGTGACACACCGGCCACCCAAACCGCATTCAGCCGGGTGATGATTGGTGCGATGATGCAGCTGATTGCCCGCCGGGACTGGAAAAGCGGGGATGCAGAATTTCTGGTGTTGCTGGACGGTATCGAGGCCGTTGGCCGGATGCCGTTGTTTGAACGTCTTTTGGGTGGCGGGTTTGGCGATGGCATGATCATCTGGCCCGGTTTTTCCGGTGTTAGCGGCCTGATGGATGTTTGCCTGAATTGGGAAAATGTTGTCGGGAAGGCGGATGCGATTTCGGTGCTGAGCCAGGATGGGGCTTTCAACCTGGATTGGGTTGCCGGACTGACTGCGATGTCGAAATTTGACGATACCGGGGGTGGTGTAAGCGGTGATCGCCCGGTGCATCTGCGACCCCAGGACAATCAGCCAATCCTGCGATCAACCGAAGTTGCGCGCTTCCCGGTCGAAGAACAGATCCTGTTTCGTAAAGGAACCCCGCCGATCCGGGCGTACCGGATCGACTGGTACCATGACGAGATGTTTCAGGGCATGGCCGTACATGCCCCGACATTCAGCTAG
- the prmC gene encoding peptide chain release factor N(5)-glutamine methyltransferase, translating into MTADHATTTDNSVTLGALMAEAVGALRDAGIENARMDARILLSDAAEVDGSRIAARPEDVVANDRAAKFRDMVARRLKREPVSRILGQRDFWRHSFKLSPETLDPRPDSETLVELALDWLEDRDAPTVIDFGTGTGCLLLSIVGDLQNARGLGVDISAGAVSCARENADRLDLGDQVEFRVSDWDSAITDEERQEGFDLVVSNPPYITRADMEILSPEVREYDPRMALTDEGDGLGAYRILSQVAFSLVKPAGFVIFEIGQGQEEDVARLLVEAGFVGVEYREDLGGIVRCVAAKKTRCSVGRCVI; encoded by the coding sequence ATGACGGCAGACCATGCCACCACGACCGACAACTCGGTAACCCTTGGCGCGCTGATGGCCGAGGCGGTTGGCGCATTGCGTGATGCTGGTATCGAAAATGCCCGAATGGATGCCCGTATTCTTTTATCCGACGCAGCAGAAGTCGATGGCAGCCGGATTGCGGCACGGCCCGAGGATGTGGTTGCCAATGACCGTGCAGCAAAATTCCGGGACATGGTCGCACGCCGTTTGAAGCGCGAACCGGTATCACGCATTTTGGGGCAACGGGATTTCTGGCGTCACAGTTTCAAGCTGTCCCCCGAAACCCTTGATCCACGCCCCGATAGCGAGACGCTTGTCGAACTGGCTTTGGACTGGCTTGAAGACCGCGACGCGCCGACGGTTATTGATTTCGGAACCGGCACGGGATGTCTGTTGTTATCCATCGTCGGCGATCTGCAAAATGCCCGTGGGCTTGGCGTTGATATCAGTGCGGGGGCAGTTTCCTGCGCACGCGAAAATGCCGACCGCCTTGATCTTGGCGATCAGGTTGAGTTTCGTGTGTCGGACTGGGACAGTGCGATTACGGACGAGGAACGCCAGGAAGGTTTTGATCTGGTGGTGTCCAACCCGCCCTATATCACACGGGCAGATATGGAAATATTATCGCCTGAAGTACGCGAATATGATCCGCGTATGGCGCTGACCGATGAAGGTGACGGGCTTGGCGCGTATCGCATTCTGTCACAGGTTGCATTTTCACTCGTCAAACCGGCCGGGTTCGTGATTTTTGAAATCGGGCAAGGGCAGGAAGAAGACGTTGCCCGTCTTTTGGTCGAGGCCGGATTTGTCGGCGTGGAATATCGGGAGGATTTGGGGGGCATCGTGCGCTGCGTTGCAGCCAAAAAGACCCGCTGTTCTGTCGGGCGCTGTGTGATCTGA
- the hisS gene encoding histidine--tRNA ligase, producing the protein MASLQPVRGTHDLLPEQNRLQDHIAQVARDIGELYGYHRMTTPIFEFTDVFARTLGDTSDVVTKEMYTFEDRGGEQITLRPEGTAGIARAYISNGMQQMSPVKVSYYGPMFRYERPQKGRQRQFHQIGAELLGVEQVAGDIEMIAYGAHILKSLGLWESITLELNTLGDPESRAAYRDVLVDYFKGHFDRLSEDSRARLEKNPLRILDSKDEGDRELVANAPLFAEYLNEHSQEFFKSLTGGLGDIGIGYELNPRLVRGLDYYCHTCFEFTTNTLGAQGTVMAGGRYDGLISTMGGPQTAGVGWAAGVERLALMVGEAPAAPRPVALIPMGDAAEARCRTLAQTLREAGIAVELGYAGNMKKRMKRADKANAHLAVILGDDELAKGIAQLRDLDSGEQQEIALDQLAGVIGKR; encoded by the coding sequence GTGGCATCGCTTCAACCCGTCCGTGGCACGCATGACCTTCTGCCTGAACAGAACCGTCTGCAGGATCATATCGCGCAGGTCGCGCGCGACATCGGCGAGTTGTATGGTTACCATCGCATGACCACGCCGATCTTCGAATTTACCGATGTCTTTGCACGGACCCTTGGCGATACGTCCGATGTCGTGACAAAGGAAATGTATACGTTCGAGGATCGCGGTGGTGAACAGATCACGCTACGCCCCGAAGGGACGGCCGGCATCGCGCGCGCCTACATCTCGAACGGGATGCAGCAGATGTCACCGGTCAAGGTTTCCTACTATGGGCCGATGTTCCGTTATGAACGTCCGCAGAAAGGCCGCCAGCGCCAGTTCCATCAGATCGGTGCGGAGCTCCTGGGCGTCGAGCAGGTCGCGGGCGATATCGAAATGATCGCATACGGCGCGCATATCCTTAAAAGCCTTGGTCTTTGGGAAAGCATAACGCTTGAGCTCAATACCCTTGGCGATCCCGAAAGCCGGGCTGCGTATCGCGATGTTCTGGTCGATTATTTCAAGGGACATTTCGACAGGCTGTCGGAAGATAGCCGGGCGCGTCTTGAAAAGAACCCGCTGCGTATCCTTGATTCCAAGGATGAAGGCGACCGGGAACTGGTAGCCAATGCACCGCTATTTGCCGAATATCTGAATGAACACAGTCAGGAATTCTTCAAGTCGCTGACTGGTGGACTTGGTGATATCGGGATCGGGTATGAGTTGAACCCGCGTCTGGTGCGTGGTCTGGATTACTATTGTCATACCTGTTTCGAGTTCACGACCAACACCCTTGGTGCACAGGGAACCGTTATGGCAGGTGGCCGTTACGATGGCCTGATTTCGACCATGGGTGGCCCGCAGACGGCTGGCGTTGGCTGGGCTGCAGGTGTTGAACGTCTGGCATTGATGGTCGGTGAAGCCCCGGCAGCACCGCGCCCGGTTGCGCTGATCCCGATGGGGGATGCTGCCGAGGCACGATGCCGCACGCTGGCGCAGACTTTGCGTGAGGCGGGGATCGCGGTCGAGCTTGGCTATGCCGGTAACATGAAAAAGCGCATGAAGCGTGCGGACAAGGCCAATGCGCATCTTGCGGTTATTCTTGGCGATGACGAACTGGCCAAGGGGATTGCACAGTTGCGCGACCTTGACAGTGGCGAGCAGCAGGAAATCGCACTTGATCAGCTTGCAGGCGTAATCGGCAAAAGGTAA
- the clpB gene encoding ATP-dependent chaperone ClpB: protein MEFEKFTDRSKGFLQAAQSLALRENHQQFVPIHLLKVLLDDEEGLAANLIKAAGGKPKTAQDRCAQELAKLPKVSGGNGQIYLSSDFARLIDQAQEVAKKAGDSYVTAERLLLTIALDPKSVAGKVLADAGLTAQALNGAINDIRKGRTADSSGAESQYDALKKYARDLTAAAREGKLDPVIGRDEEIRRAIQVLSRRTKNNPVLIGEPGVGKTAIAEGLALRIVKGDVPETLKDKKLLSLDLGALIAGAKFRGEFEERLKAVMSEIEAEAGQIVLFIDELHTLVGAGKAEGSMDASNLLKPALARGELHCVGATTLDEYRQHIEKDAALARRFQPVFVSEPSVSDTVSILRGIKEKYELHHGVRIADNALVAAATLSNRYITDRFLPDKAIDLMDESASRLRMELDSKPEEIDELDRRIIQLKIEREALKKEEDRASKDRLGRLDKELAELEGKSAELTAKWEAQKKELAASTHIKEQLDQARGELERAMRDGRLDRAGQLQYEEIPALERLLEKAEDDQADGMKEEAVTEKHIASVVSRWTGIPVDKMLEGEREKLLGMEDILRKRVVGQDEAVRSISNAVRRARAGLQDPNRPMGSFLFLGPTGVGKTELTKALAQFLFDDEQAMVRIDMSEFMEKHAVARLIGAPPGYVGYEEGGSLTEAVRRRPYQVVLFDEVEKAHPDVFNVLLQVLDEGRLTDGQGRTVDFRNTLIILTSNLGADILANQEEGHDSSELRSQVMEVVRASFRPEFLNRLDEVLLFHRLKRAQMDTIVDIQLGRLEKLLFDRKITLQLDEFAKSWLADKGYDPVYGARPLKRVVQRYLQNPLAMQILEGGIKDGDTIPVSAEGGQLLLNGKKVELVD, encoded by the coding sequence ATGGAATTCGAAAAATTTACGGACCGGTCCAAAGGCTTTCTTCAGGCGGCGCAATCATTGGCGCTGCGTGAAAACCATCAGCAGTTTGTGCCGATCCACCTTCTGAAAGTGCTGCTTGACGACGAAGAAGGTCTGGCAGCCAATCTTATCAAGGCGGCGGGCGGAAAGCCGAAAACGGCACAGGATCGCTGTGCGCAGGAATTGGCAAAACTGCCCAAGGTATCGGGCGGCAATGGCCAGATTTATCTGTCGTCCGACTTTGCCCGGTTGATTGATCAGGCACAGGAAGTCGCCAAGAAAGCCGGTGACAGCTATGTCACCGCTGAACGGTTGTTGCTGACCATTGCACTTGATCCGAAATCGGTTGCGGGCAAGGTTCTGGCCGATGCAGGATTGACCGCACAGGCTCTTAACGGGGCGATTAACGATATCCGCAAAGGCCGCACGGCCGATAGTTCCGGTGCGGAAAGCCAGTATGACGCGCTTAAGAAATACGCGCGTGATCTGACCGCGGCGGCACGAGAAGGCAAACTTGATCCGGTGATTGGCCGTGATGAAGAAATTCGGCGCGCGATTCAGGTGCTGTCGCGCCGGACAAAAAACAACCCGGTTCTGATCGGCGAGCCCGGCGTGGGTAAAACCGCCATTGCCGAGGGTTTGGCGTTGCGCATCGTCAAGGGTGACGTGCCTGAAACGCTTAAGGACAAGAAACTTCTGTCGCTCGATCTTGGGGCGCTGATTGCCGGTGCCAAGTTCCGCGGCGAATTTGAGGAACGCCTGAAAGCGGTGATGTCCGAGATCGAGGCCGAAGCAGGACAGATTGTTCTGTTCATTGACGAATTGCACACGCTGGTCGGAGCCGGAAAGGCAGAGGGATCGATGGATGCCTCCAACCTTTTGAAACCGGCACTGGCGCGCGGTGAGCTTCACTGTGTCGGGGCAACGACCCTGGACGAATACCGGCAGCATATTGAAAAGGACGCGGCTCTTGCCCGTCGTTTCCAGCCGGTGTTTGTTTCAGAACCAAGTGTTTCCGACACGGTTTCGATCCTGCGCGGCATTAAGGAAAAATACGAACTCCATCACGGGGTGCGTATTGCCGATAATGCGCTGGTGGCGGCAGCAACGCTTTCGAACCGGTACATTACCGACCGTTTCCTGCCCGATAAGGCGATTGACCTTATGGATGAGTCGGCGTCGCGTCTTCGGATGGAACTTGATTCCAAGCCCGAAGAAATCGACGAGCTTGATCGCCGTATCATTCAGCTGAAGATCGAGCGCGAGGCGCTTAAGAAAGAGGAAGACCGGGCATCGAAAGATCGCCTTGGCCGTCTTGACAAGGAACTGGCCGAACTTGAAGGCAAATCGGCGGAGCTGACCGCGAAATGGGAAGCCCAGAAAAAGGAACTGGCGGCATCGACCCATATCAAGGAACAGCTTGATCAGGCACGCGGCGAACTTGAACGTGCGATGCGTGACGGGCGTCTGGACCGTGCCGGGCAGCTTCAATACGAAGAAATTCCGGCACTGGAAAGGTTGCTTGAAAAGGCCGAAGACGATCAGGCCGACGGCATGAAAGAAGAAGCGGTGACCGAAAAGCACATCGCTTCGGTGGTATCGCGCTGGACGGGGATCCCGGTTGACAAGATGCTGGAAGGCGAACGTGAAAAACTGCTTGGGATGGAAGATATCCTGCGCAAACGCGTCGTCGGTCAGGATGAAGCGGTGCGGTCGATTTCGAATGCGGTGCGCCGTGCGCGTGCCGGTTTGCAGGACCCGAACCGGCCGATGGGATCGTTCCTGTTCCTTGGTCCGACAGGGGTTGGTAAAACCGAATTGACCAAGGCGCTTGCGCAGTTCCTGTTTGATGATGAACAGGCCATGGTTCGCATCGATATGTCGGAATTCATGGAAAAACATGCGGTCGCGCGTTTGATCGGTGCGCCTCCGGGCTATGTCGGGTACGAGGAAGGCGGTTCGCTGACCGAAGCTGTGCGGCGTCGTCCGTATCAGGTGGTGCTGTTTGACGAGGTCGAAAAAGCCCACCCCGATGTGTTCAACGTTCTGTTGCAGGTCCTTGACGAAGGTCGTTTGACCGACGGGCAGGGACGCACAGTCGACTTCCGTAATACGTTGATCATCCTGACGTCGAACCTGGGGGCCGACATTCTGGCCAATCAGGAAGAAGGCCATGACAGCAGCGAATTGCGCAGCCAGGTGATGGAAGTCGTGCGGGCGTCGTTCCGCCCGGAATTCCTGAACCGGTTGGACGAAGTGCTTCTTTTCCATCGCCTGAAACGTGCCCAGATGGATACGATTGTCGATATCCAGTTGGGTCGTCTTGAAAAGCTGCTGTTTGATCGCAAAATCACCCTGCAGCTTGACGAGTTCGCCAAAAGCTGGCTGGCCGATAAGGGGTATGACCCGGTCTATGGTGCGCGTCCGCTTAAACGGGTTGTTCAGCGCTATCTGCAAAACCCGCTTGCAATGCAAATCCTTGAAGGTGGGATCAAGGATGGCGATACCATCCCGGTTTCTGCTGAAGGCGGTCAGTTACTTCTGAACGGCAAGAAGGTCGAACTGGTCGACTGA
- the prfA gene encoding peptide chain release factor 1 yields the protein MSLDPGKLDGVVRRFDELKSLLSGGAVDGDSFAKLSREYAELSPIVEAVEKVKKLRVDLEGAQEILDDAGSDRDMREMAEAEKYEILDALPKAEHDVKLMLLPKDDADEKNAILEIRAGTGGEEAALFAADLYRMYQRYAENRGWKFEQMDANENDLGGYKEVIVNVSGSGVFARLKFESGVHRVQRVPVTEGGGRIHTSAATVAVLPEAEEVDIHIDPKDLRIDTYRSQGAGGQHVNTTDSAVRITHIPTGVVAASQEAKSQHKNKEKAMKMLLSRLYDQERESKDSARAADRKSQVGSGDRSERIRTYNFPQGRVSDHRINLTLYRLDDFITGGPSVDEMIDALIAEDQAQKLAEIEN from the coding sequence GTGAGTCTGGACCCCGGTAAACTTGATGGCGTTGTACGCCGGTTCGACGAGCTCAAATCCCTGCTGTCAGGTGGAGCGGTGGATGGTGACTCGTTTGCCAAACTGTCGCGCGAATATGCCGAGCTGTCCCCGATTGTCGAAGCGGTCGAAAAGGTCAAAAAGCTTCGCGTTGATCTGGAAGGTGCGCAGGAAATTCTTGACGATGCGGGTTCTGATCGCGATATGCGCGAAATGGCCGAAGCCGAGAAATATGAAATCCTCGACGCGCTGCCGAAGGCCGAGCATGACGTGAAGCTGATGCTTCTGCCCAAGGATGATGCGGACGAAAAGAACGCCATCCTTGAAATTCGCGCCGGTACCGGTGGCGAGGAAGCTGCCCTGTTTGCCGCCGATCTGTATCGCATGTATCAGCGTTACGCGGAAAACCGCGGCTGGAAGTTCGAGCAGATGGACGCCAATGAAAACGATCTTGGCGGATACAAGGAAGTCATCGTCAACGTATCGGGTTCGGGCGTGTTTGCGCGCCTGAAATTTGAAAGTGGCGTGCATCGGGTGCAGCGTGTGCCCGTGACCGAAGGTGGCGGGCGCATTCATACCTCGGCGGCAACCGTTGCCGTTCTGCCCGAAGCCGAGGAGGTCGACATCCATATCGATCCAAAAGATTTGCGTATCGATACCTATCGTTCGCAAGGGGCGGGTGGCCAGCACGTTAACACCACGGACAGTGCGGTGCGTATCACCCATATTCCGACCGGTGTGGTCGCCGCCAGCCAGGAAGCAAAGTCGCAGCACAAGAACAAGGAAAAGGCGATGAAGATGCTGCTTTCGCGTCTGTATGATCAGGAGCGTGAAAGCAAGGACAGCGCGCGCGCAGCCGACCGCAAATCGCAGGTCGGTTCCGGGGATCGTTCTGAACGCATCCGCACCTATAACTTCCCGCAGGGGCGTGTATCGGATCATCGTATCAACCTGACCCTTTATCGACTGGATGATTTCATTACGGGCGGACCGTCGGTTGATGAAATGATTGATGCCCTGATTGCGGAAGATCAGGCCCAGAAACTGGCCGAGATCGAGAATTGA
- a CDS encoding MOSC domain-containing protein, translating into MTVQLKAIKRYPVKGLSGIEMPAADITAHKMLQDDRRFIIATQSSVGQDGVHEWARKSNFLQLVNTPKLAELGIEYDDATTTLAILRNGRVICKGNLEDKMGRTVVEDFLSAFLKNEIAGTPRIYSVPDVSFGDMKEPYISIINLASVRDFGDRVAQTEIDPMRFRGNLLIDGLEPWAELKWEEGQIIQINGVDFRVIHPITRCKATSVNPGTAESDINVPLLLRKGMNHLYMGVYVEALGSGAIHPEDVVTVA; encoded by the coding sequence ATGACTGTCCAGCTTAAAGCCATCAAACGTTACCCCGTCAAAGGGCTCAGCGGCATTGAAATGCCTGCCGCCGACATCACTGCACACAAGATGCTGCAAGATGATCGTCGCTTCATCATCGCCACCCAATCATCGGTTGGTCAGGACGGTGTGCATGAATGGGCGCGCAAAAGCAATTTCCTGCAACTGGTTAACACGCCCAAGCTGGCCGAACTTGGCATCGAATATGACGATGCAACCACGACGTTGGCAATCCTTCGCAATGGTCGCGTGATCTGCAAAGGCAATCTTGAAGACAAGATGGGCCGCACCGTGGTCGAGGATTTCCTCTCGGCATTCCTGAAAAACGAGATCGCCGGAACGCCCAGAATTTATTCTGTCCCCGATGTCAGCTTCGGCGACATGAAGGAACCCTATATCTCGATCATCAATCTGGCATCGGTGCGCGATTTCGGCGACCGTGTCGCCCAGACAGAAATCGATCCGATGCGCTTCCGCGGTAATCTGCTGATTGACGGGCTTGAACCATGGGCGGAACTGAAATGGGAAGAAGGCCAGATCATTCAGATTAATGGCGTAGATTTCCGCGTTATCCACCCGATCACGCGCTGCAAAGCAACCAGCGTCAACCCCGGCACGGCAGAGTCCGACATCAATGTGCCCCTGCTGCTGCGTAAAGGTATGAACCACCTTTATATGGGGGTTTATGTCGAAGCACTCGGTTCCGGTGCCATCCATCCGGAGGATGTAGTCACAGTTGCATAA